A window of Cheilinus undulatus linkage group 1, ASM1832078v1, whole genome shotgun sequence contains these coding sequences:
- the LOC121511015 gene encoding fibrinogen alpha chain-like: protein MVIEDPGQPHQTTPGLEDPGQPHQTTPGLEDPGQPHQTTPGLEDPGQPHQTTPGLEDPGKPHQRTPGLEDPGQPCDSSCSSDLCLISQRPPEVHGPHVGVGAAIEQQGALLCRV, encoded by the exons ATGGTGATAGAGGATCCAGGTCAGCCCCATCAGACCACCCCTGGTCTAGAGGATCCAGGTCAGCCCCATCAGACCACCCCTGGTCTAGAGGATCCAGGTCAGCCCCATCAGACCACCCCTGGTCTAGAGGATCCAGGTCAGCCCCATCAGACCACCCCTGGTCTAGAGGATCCAGGTAAGCCCCATcagagaacccctggtctagaggATCCAG GTCAGCCCTGTGACTCATCCTGCAGCTCTGACCTCTGTTTGATCTCCCAGCGGCCTCCTGAGGTCCACGGACCACATGTTGGTGTGGGGGCTGCTATAGAgcagcagggggcgctgctgTGCAGAGTGTGA